The following are from one region of the Coriobacteriia bacterium genome:
- a CDS encoding redox-sensing transcriptional repressor Rex, producing the protein MPYRAGIPETTIQRLPMYLRCLLDAQSQRLPLVNSAVLAEMCGTNAAQIRKDFSYLGELGTRGIGYDVDALIVYISRVLGIDELRRVVLVGYGRFGSALLGYPGFTERGFEIVAVLDADPAKIGTLAGDVAISDVADLEDVVVATGAEIAVLATPAPATQALADRLVRAGIRGVLNLAPVRLTVPDDVSVRHVCLSTELQVLSFHLAQKAL; encoded by the coding sequence ATGCCTTATCGTGCGGGGATACCCGAGACGACCATCCAGCGTCTGCCGATGTACCTGCGATGTCTCCTTGACGCGCAGAGCCAGCGGTTGCCGCTGGTGAATTCGGCGGTTCTCGCGGAGATGTGCGGGACGAACGCGGCGCAGATCCGCAAGGACTTCTCGTACCTCGGGGAGTTGGGGACGCGCGGCATCGGTTACGACGTGGATGCTCTCATCGTGTACATCTCGAGAGTCCTCGGCATCGACGAGTTGCGGCGGGTCGTCCTTGTCGGCTACGGACGTTTCGGAAGCGCGCTGCTGGGATACCCTGGCTTCACCGAGCGCGGGTTTGAGATCGTTGCCGTGCTCGACGCCGACCCGGCGAAGATCGGCACGTTGGCCGGAGACGTGGCGATCTCCGATGTGGCCGACCTTGAAGACGTGGTCGTCGCCACCGGCGCGGAGATCGCCGTTCTCGCAACTCCGGCCCCGGCAACGCAGGCGCTCGCCGACCGGCTCGTGCGGGCCGGGATCCGCGGCGTCTTGAACCTTGCACCGGTGCGCCTCACGGTGCCCGACGACGTATCGGTTCGCCACGTCTGCCTCTCGACGGAACTGCAGGTGCT